A stretch of Henckelia pumila isolate YLH828 chromosome 4, ASM3356847v2, whole genome shotgun sequence DNA encodes these proteins:
- the LOC140864621 gene encoding homeobox-leucine zipper protein ATHB-16-like, producing MYSGEFQAMQEGLDEEVCCEESGHGSEKKRRLGVDQVKALEKNYEVENKLEPERKVKLAQELGLQPRQVAVWFQNRRARSKTKQLERDFEVLKASYDTLKRNYETLHCENEALINEIKELKLKQNEGGRSESNVGEKEEAMVSDEDQTKLETLVRKSLSSCDQESTTLLNFVKSGEENSALMVDASYFCDFKDGCSDSADSSAILNEDNSNSPTAAMSSSAGLFHHIKNRSTSYTNPISPLSGLKTSASDLGDARKVNFQLEFVKIEEHNFFGEESCSTLFSDDQAPTLHWYCSEEWN from the exons ATGTATTCAGGGGAGTTTCAGGCAATGCAAGAAGGCTTAGATGAAGAAGTTTGCTGTGAAGAATCTGGCCATGGTTCGGAGAAGAAGAGAAGATTGGGAGTGGATCAAGTTAAGGCTTTGGAGAAGAATTACGAGGTTGAAAACAAGCTTGAACCCGAGAGGAAAGTGAAGCTGGCCCAAGAGCTTGGTTTGCAACCGAGACAGGTGGCTGTTTGGTTCCAGAACCGCCGTGCGCGGTCGAAAACGAAGCAATTGGAAAGAGATTTTGAAGTCCTCAAAGCGAGTTATGATACTCTGAAGCGCAATTATGAAACTCTTCATTGTGAAAATGAAGCTTTAATCAATGAG ATTAAAGAGCTGAAATTAAAGCAAAATGAAGGTGGTAGAAGTGAGAGCAATGTTGGTGAAAAGGAAGAGGCAATGGTGTCTGATGAAGACCAAACTAAACTCGAAACTTTGGTCCGTAAATCGTTATCTTCGTGTGATCAAGAATCCACCACCTTGCTGAACTTTGTGAAGTCGGGGGAAGAAAACAGTGCATTGATGGTTGATGCTTCATATTTCTGTGATTTTAAAGATGGATGCTCTGATAGTGCTGATTCAAGTGCAATCTTGAACGAGGACAATAGCAATAGCCCGACTGCAGCAATGTCTTCATCTGCTGGGCTCTTTCACCATATCAAGAATCGCTCCACTTCTTATACGAATCCAATCTCACCGCTTTCAGGTTTGAAGACGAGTGCAAGCGATCTTGGAGATGCACGCAAGGTGAATTTCCAGCTAGAATTTGTGAAAATTGAGGAGCACAATTTTTTTGGTGAGGAATCCTGCAGCACTTTGTTTTCTGATGATCAAGCCCCTACCCTCCATTGGTACTGCTCCGAAGAATGGAACTGA